The Marinilongibacter aquaticus genome has a window encoding:
- a CDS encoding TonB-dependent receptor domain-containing protein: protein MSKYFNILFLLLLSLQTFGQITGRIVDFDKEPVPFASAVLYQLPDTVFVSGTTSAENGSFKWSEISVGNYFLRISSIGYRDRAFSLQFLPDSLLDLGEIQLQNENKILDEVRVSARRDIVEQTPFGKVINVQNSLITKGSNALQVLERLPGLSTDRRNGQFSLNGQSGVAVMINGRKVLMSQTELMALLESTLADNIQKVELITSPSAKYDAEGGAGIINIVMHEASQEKSRLEWTAMAGHGYGEKAALALNYQKVGQKMSLTSSYSYLRDTRRSGFEGLGTSQKPMVLGGKSSADFSTYAKERQNGHTLNLTAEYKPKPEFRLGTDWMLSYAQNKTLSHNNVAWDTEAFGYLSLKGLSNGHSTRTNLIGSVFMDKTWKKSQRLGMSLSLINYSSNSPTTIDSKYYDRNGEPAVSPSDIYTSGNRGESLSNIRVAVGKLDYEQAFGEAVKAEFGGKLSLSDNENDSSIESLLNGVWQKDARSQSLIFGKEKVLAAYSQFQFQMSEKASLHTGLRYEYWQREINTEKQPFRIAGFFPSLLYSRSVKEGVTLQMGYNRRISRPQYSDLVSNLFYNDPTFVFSGNPSLKPAINNQLKIELNTPYINSSLAFQHELHPILRHQITTNAEQNIGISSPQNLDYLKSLTFFLHAPLRLAKWWDLAISSTTSLRKYRVSYTPSPATKSYLFQGFNFVSSFKLPYAMELELSGWRNLPAYDGSNSVRGFGMVNLALAKTLRDKKGSFRLVLPDLLQSMKVHTHISGMTPIVFNINTVSDWRDETALYRVIRISFSRSFGDDVLSPKRNREEELKRLGQ, encoded by the coding sequence ATGAGCAAATACTTCAATATCCTATTCCTGTTGCTTTTGAGCCTGCAAACCTTTGGCCAAATTACAGGTCGCATTGTGGATTTCGACAAAGAACCCGTTCCTTTTGCTTCGGCGGTTTTATATCAATTGCCCGATACTGTTTTTGTATCCGGAACGACCAGTGCAGAAAACGGCTCTTTCAAATGGTCCGAAATTTCTGTTGGAAATTATTTCCTCCGAATAAGCAGTATAGGCTATCGAGATCGGGCATTTTCGCTTCAATTTTTGCCCGACAGCCTTTTGGATTTGGGTGAAATTCAATTGCAAAATGAAAATAAGATACTGGACGAGGTGCGTGTTTCCGCACGTCGTGATATCGTCGAACAAACACCATTTGGCAAGGTCATTAATGTACAAAACAGCCTGATTACCAAAGGGAGCAATGCCCTGCAGGTGTTGGAGCGTCTGCCGGGTTTGAGCACCGACCGAAGGAATGGGCAGTTCAGTTTGAATGGGCAATCGGGTGTGGCTGTGATGATCAACGGGCGTAAAGTACTGATGAGCCAAACCGAGTTGATGGCCTTGCTTGAAAGCACCTTGGCCGACAACATCCAAAAAGTGGAGCTGATTACTTCGCCTTCTGCCAAATACGACGCTGAAGGCGGAGCGGGAATCATCAATATTGTAATGCATGAAGCGAGCCAAGAAAAGAGCAGACTGGAATGGACAGCCATGGCTGGGCACGGCTATGGCGAAAAGGCAGCATTGGCATTGAATTATCAGAAAGTTGGGCAGAAAATGAGTTTGACCAGCAGTTATAGCTATTTGCGAGATACACGGCGATCGGGTTTTGAGGGTTTGGGTACTTCGCAGAAACCGATGGTTTTGGGAGGGAAAAGCAGTGCCGATTTCTCGACTTATGCGAAGGAAAGACAAAATGGACACACACTAAACCTTACAGCCGAATATAAACCCAAACCCGAATTCAGGTTGGGTACCGATTGGATGCTTTCCTATGCACAAAACAAGACTTTATCGCACAACAATGTGGCCTGGGATACAGAGGCTTTTGGTTATTTGTCGCTGAAAGGCCTATCCAATGGGCACAGCACACGAACGAATCTAATCGGCTCTGTTTTCATGGATAAAACATGGAAGAAAAGCCAGCGACTGGGCATGAGCTTAAGCCTGATCAATTATTCGAGCAACAGCCCAACCACGATCGATTCGAAATACTACGACCGCAACGGAGAGCCCGCAGTTTCGCCTTCGGATATTTACACGAGTGGCAATCGTGGAGAAAGCTTGTCGAATATTCGCGTGGCCGTGGGTAAATTGGATTATGAACAGGCTTTCGGTGAGGCTGTAAAAGCAGAGTTTGGAGGCAAGTTGAGTTTGTCGGACAATGAAAACGACAGCAGTATTGAAAGTTTGCTCAACGGTGTTTGGCAGAAAGACGCCCGTTCGCAGAGTTTGATTTTTGGAAAAGAAAAGGTGCTGGCCGCGTATTCGCAATTTCAATTTCAAATGAGTGAAAAAGCATCTTTGCATACGGGTTTACGTTATGAATATTGGCAAAGGGAAATCAACACCGAAAAACAGCCGTTTCGTATTGCGGGCTTTTTCCCCTCGCTTTTGTACAGCCGATCGGTCAAAGAGGGCGTCACTTTGCAAATGGGGTACAATCGACGCATAAGCCGACCGCAATACTCCGATTTGGTGTCCAATTTGTTTTACAACGACCCCACGTTTGTTTTTTCGGGAAATCCCAGCCTGAAACCTGCCATAAACAATCAGCTGAAAATAGAATTGAATACGCCCTATATCAACAGCAGTCTTGCTTTTCAGCACGAGCTTCACCCTATTCTGAGACACCAAATCACCACCAATGCCGAACAGAATATTGGTATTTCTTCACCGCAAAACTTGGATTATCTGAAAAGTCTCACGTTTTTTTTACATGCACCGCTTCGTCTTGCAAAATGGTGGGATCTTGCCATCAGCAGCACCACTTCGCTCCGAAAGTACCGCGTGTCGTACACGCCGTCTCCAGCAACGAAATCGTACTTGTTTCAGGGCTTTAATTTTGTGTCCAGTTTCAAATTGCCCTATGCCATGGAATTGGAGCTCTCGGGTTGGCGAAATCTGCCCGCTTACGATGGAAGCAACAGTGTGAGGGGGTTCGGTATGGTGAATTTGGCCTTGGCCAAAACGCTAAGGGATAAAAAAGGGAGTTTCAGGCTTGTGCTGCCCGACTTGTTGCAAAGCATGAAAGTGCATACGCACATAAGCGGCATGACACCCATTGTGTTCAACATCAACACCGTTTCCGATTGGCGAGACGAAACCGCATTGTATCGCGTGATTCGCATTTCATTTTCGAGAAGTTTCGGCGACGATGTGCTTTCGCCCAAGAGAAACCGCGAAGAAGAACTGAAAAGGCTGGGACAGTAA
- a CDS encoding sulfatase family protein, which yields MKYYALPFFALICFSACQNQKKEAPQKPNILYILADDMGIGDVSLYNPDAKTQTPHIDQLGKEGMRFTDAHSPSSVCTPTRYGILTGRYCWRSKLPQGVLQGYGKALLEKDRETIASFLKSQGYSTGVIGKWHLGLDWVLKPEFKDSVNVHTADINAFGMVRQLNGDWVDFSQKTTDGPLNHGFDYSYILPASLDMEPYCYLENDVLTEIPSEYTPGNDLNTGSYATQAFWRPGKVAKSFDFYGVLPKFIERAKQFIYTKSKEEKPFFLYLPLTAPHSPWVPQENYKGTSGAGQYGDFVQMVDAKVGEVLKALEESGEAENTIIIFTSDNGPFWKPDFIERYNHRAAYIYRGMKADAYEGGHRIPLVVKWPGKVKAGTVSDFPTTLTNLLATCADLLNIKLDENTAEDSQSILPVLLGDQAAQTEAMPIVHHSSRGFFAIRKGEWKLIDRLGSGGFSEPAIVEPKKGEAIGQLYNLSQDPSETTNLYADEPEKVKELTQDLEHIKNR from the coding sequence GTGAAATATTACGCCCTGCCTTTCTTTGCCCTCATTTGCTTTTCGGCTTGCCAAAACCAAAAAAAAGAAGCCCCACAAAAGCCCAACATCCTCTATATACTGGCCGACGACATGGGCATTGGCGATGTGTCGCTCTACAATCCCGATGCCAAAACCCAAACCCCGCATATCGACCAACTCGGGAAAGAAGGCATGCGTTTTACCGACGCCCACTCTCCTTCTTCCGTCTGCACACCCACCCGTTACGGGATTCTCACGGGAAGATATTGCTGGCGAAGCAAACTCCCGCAAGGTGTTTTGCAGGGTTACGGAAAAGCCTTGCTCGAAAAAGACCGCGAAACCATCGCCTCTTTCCTGAAAAGTCAGGGCTATTCGACCGGCGTGATCGGCAAATGGCACCTCGGACTGGATTGGGTGCTCAAACCAGAATTCAAAGATTCTGTGAACGTCCATACAGCCGACATCAATGCCTTTGGCATGGTTCGCCAACTGAATGGAGATTGGGTCGATTTCTCGCAAAAAACCACCGACGGCCCATTGAATCACGGTTTCGATTACAGCTATATCCTGCCCGCTTCGCTCGATATGGAACCCTACTGCTATCTTGAAAACGATGTACTGACCGAAATCCCTTCTGAATACACGCCCGGCAACGATCTCAATACGGGCTCATACGCCACTCAGGCTTTTTGGAGGCCGGGGAAAGTGGCGAAAAGCTTCGATTTCTATGGTGTTTTGCCCAAATTCATTGAGCGGGCCAAACAATTCATCTACACAAAATCAAAAGAAGAAAAACCCTTTTTCTTGTATTTGCCCTTGACGGCCCCGCATTCGCCCTGGGTTCCGCAAGAAAACTACAAGGGCACCTCGGGAGCAGGTCAGTACGGCGATTTTGTGCAAATGGTCGATGCCAAAGTCGGCGAAGTGCTCAAGGCCCTTGAAGAAAGCGGCGAGGCCGAAAACACGATAATCATTTTCACTTCGGACAATGGCCCATTCTGGAAACCCGACTTCATCGAAAGGTACAATCACCGGGCAGCCTATATTTATCGTGGAATGAAAGCCGATGCTTACGAAGGCGGTCACCGTATTCCTTTGGTCGTGAAGTGGCCGGGAAAAGTAAAAGCCGGAACCGTAAGCGACTTCCCCACCACGCTGACCAACCTCTTGGCCACCTGTGCCGATTTGCTGAACATAAAATTGGATGAAAACACAGCCGAAGACAGCCAGAGCATTTTACCTGTTTTGCTGGGTGATCAGGCTGCCCAAACGGAAGCCATGCCCATTGTGCACCACTCTTCGAGAGGTTTCTTTGCCATTCGCAAAGGCGAATGGAAGCTGATCGACAGACTCGGTTCTGGTGGCTTTTCCGAACCTGCGATCGTCGAGCCGAAAAAAGGAGAAGCCATTGGGCAATTGTACAATTTGAGCCAAGACCCTTCTGAAACGACGAACCTTTACGCCGATGAACCAGAAAAAGTAAAAGAGCTTACGCAAGATTTGGAACACATTAAGAACAGATGA
- a CDS encoding DUF7133 domain-containing protein — protein sequence MSKLKKSGILLTAFVLLLSALGFLSLPPAEPRLSLANYQVEEGFDLKIVGSEALFKAPVTMDFDDRGRMWVVEMISYMPNLDGIGEEEKTGKITILEDTDGDGTIDNAKVFLDELVLPRAIAHVYGGLLYTDGPALWFVEIENDLPGKKTLVDPIYCDAGNVEHQPNGLMMNVDNWIYNANSNFRYRRVKGKWLKEPSSYRGQWGLTKDNIGRMYYNTNSSQFRGDNVLPNTVIHNRYFRPRNSVNQNLGKDQRVYPLHATSVNRGYQKGVLDKDGRLTTVTAACGPVLYRGGQFPNEYNLNAFVCVPEANLIKRNIVEFKGLETEAVQAWEGKEFIASTDEGFRPVNLFNGPDGAMYIVDMHRGIIQHKAFITQYLTKLLAKKKLDTLQNMGRILKVTNKKKAVPAIPDLSVATSAQLLEMLSSTNGWIRDRAQQILIRKKDKSIKNDLIALAKSGNNNFASIHALYVLEGTNALSFKTIVDIAENSEQEETIAHALGLLREQAKKKNAQTMHALAEQLLAKNSETVDFYLAANLNPWLQLNGSLFDPIMKGLIERYPENKIMGDAIISGIHDLEGRFATEKNSKILESNLAEVAKNKEKDDQNPIYVNVSVNEDSRTKGLKLFRTICGACHGPDGSGIEDLAPPLKESEFINGSTSRLAAIILHGISGPIHVNGKLYELNTEMPALAANSDISDQDIVDIIRYLQNAFASEGKGISVAQVKKMREMKPAGQSGLFSEKELLENNFDK from the coding sequence ATGTCGAAGTTGAAAAAATCAGGTATTCTCCTGACTGCTTTTGTTTTATTGCTTTCCGCCCTAGGTTTCTTGTCTCTTCCTCCTGCCGAACCGCGATTGTCCTTAGCAAATTATCAAGTTGAAGAAGGCTTCGACCTGAAAATTGTGGGTTCTGAGGCATTGTTCAAAGCTCCGGTAACCATGGATTTTGATGACAGGGGCAGAATGTGGGTTGTTGAAATGATCTCTTACATGCCGAATTTGGACGGAATCGGTGAAGAGGAGAAAACGGGAAAAATCACCATTCTGGAAGACACGGACGGCGACGGTACGATCGATAACGCGAAGGTTTTTCTCGATGAATTGGTTCTGCCCAGGGCCATTGCCCATGTCTATGGCGGGCTTTTGTACACCGACGGCCCGGCCTTGTGGTTTGTCGAAATCGAAAACGATTTGCCCGGAAAGAAAACCTTGGTGGACCCCATCTACTGCGATGCCGGAAACGTGGAGCATCAACCGAACGGTTTGATGATGAACGTGGACAACTGGATTTACAATGCCAACAGCAATTTCAGATACCGACGCGTAAAGGGAAAATGGCTGAAAGAGCCCAGTTCGTACCGCGGACAGTGGGGATTGACAAAAGACAACATCGGACGGATGTACTACAATACCAATTCCTCGCAGTTCAGAGGCGATAACGTATTGCCCAATACGGTCATCCACAACCGATATTTCAGACCCAGAAATTCAGTGAATCAAAATTTGGGCAAAGATCAACGCGTATATCCATTGCATGCGACATCGGTGAACAGAGGATACCAAAAAGGAGTACTGGACAAGGATGGGCGATTGACGACGGTAACGGCTGCTTGCGGCCCCGTGCTTTATCGCGGAGGTCAGTTTCCAAATGAATACAACTTGAACGCCTTTGTCTGTGTGCCCGAGGCCAATCTGATCAAAAGAAATATTGTGGAATTCAAGGGACTGGAAACAGAAGCTGTTCAAGCTTGGGAAGGCAAAGAGTTCATTGCCTCGACCGACGAAGGCTTTAGACCTGTGAATTTGTTCAACGGCCCGGATGGGGCCATGTACATTGTGGATATGCACCGGGGCATTATCCAGCACAAGGCGTTCATTACGCAATATTTGACCAAACTTTTGGCCAAGAAGAAACTGGATACCCTTCAGAATATGGGCCGCATTTTGAAAGTGACCAATAAGAAAAAGGCAGTGCCGGCCATTCCAGATTTGTCTGTGGCCACCTCTGCACAGCTTTTGGAAATGTTGAGCAGTACAAACGGCTGGATTCGCGACCGTGCACAGCAAATTTTGATTCGCAAGAAAGATAAATCGATCAAGAATGATTTAATCGCTTTGGCGAAAAGCGGCAACAACAATTTTGCTTCCATTCACGCACTTTATGTATTGGAGGGCACGAATGCCCTTTCGTTCAAGACCATAGTGGATATTGCGGAGAACAGCGAACAAGAGGAGACCATTGCCCACGCTTTGGGCCTGTTGAGAGAGCAAGCGAAAAAGAAAAATGCCCAAACCATGCATGCTTTGGCGGAGCAATTGTTGGCCAAAAACAGCGAGACTGTAGATTTTTATCTGGCGGCTAACCTAAACCCTTGGTTGCAATTGAATGGCTCACTTTTCGATCCCATCATGAAGGGCTTGATTGAAAGGTATCCGGAAAACAAAATCATGGGCGACGCCATTATCAGTGGTATCCACGATTTGGAGGGACGCTTTGCCACGGAGAAAAACTCAAAAATATTGGAGTCCAATTTGGCTGAAGTGGCAAAGAATAAAGAGAAAGACGACCAGAACCCGATTTATGTGAACGTGTCTGTAAATGAAGATTCACGAACCAAGGGTTTGAAATTGTTCAGGACCATTTGTGGAGCGTGCCACGGTCCAGATGGTAGCGGGATTGAAGATTTGGCACCGCCGCTGAAAGAATCGGAGTTCATCAACGGTTCAACAAGCCGACTGGCGGCCATTATTTTGCACGGTATTTCTGGGCCGATCCATGTAAACGGGAAACTGTACGAGTTGAATACCGAAATGCCAGCCTTGGCGGCGAATTCCGATATCAGCGATCAGGATATTGTGGACATTATTCGGTATTTGCAAAATGCTTTTGCAAGTGAGGGCAAGGGCATATCGGTGGCTCAGGTGAAAAAAATGCGAGAAATGAAGCCCGCAGGTCAAAGTGGTTTGTTTAGCGAAAAAGAACTTTTGGAAAACAATTTCGATAAATAG
- a CDS encoding DMT family transporter — protein sequence MNWVFLIFGGIFEVVFATCLAKAKETSGQEMYLWYAGFLVSLTISMLLLIKATQTLPIGTAYAVWTGIGAVGTVLVGILAFNEPATLWRIIFLTTLIGSIVGLKAVSH from the coding sequence ATGAATTGGGTATTCTTGATATTCGGAGGGATTTTTGAGGTGGTTTTTGCCACTTGTTTGGCCAAGGCCAAGGAAACGTCAGGGCAGGAAATGTATTTGTGGTATGCCGGATTTCTAGTTTCTCTGACGATAAGCATGCTCTTGCTCATCAAAGCCACGCAAACTCTGCCCATTGGCACAGCCTATGCGGTATGGACGGGCATTGGGGCTGTGGGCACGGTGCTGGTGGGTATTTTGGCCTTTAACGAACCCGCGACACTTTGGCGAATCATTTTTCTCACCACTCTCATCGGCTCGATTGTCGGCTTAAAAGCAGTTTCGCATTGA
- a CDS encoding aldehyde dehydrogenase family protein produces MIQIQSVYINGRFEQAHGTEIADIISPLDKSVMAQMRYADEVDTHKAIKAASKALLSFRYTSKEERKAYLKAIHDEILKRLDDLIEATILEYGASQERSKWSNLLSASVFLDQISVLDKYSFEKQINESTVVMEPVGVSALFTPWNSTAGSIAVKLSAALAAGCTVILKPSEFAPRQAAIIMESIAAAGLPEGVVNMVNGRGEVISKAFMESAEVTKISFTGSTSVGTILAKQSFDTMKRVTLELGGKSANIILDDADLTKAIPMALQAAFMNNGQACIAGTRLLVPESRLLEIQKQLVIEADKLKVGNPLTDKVDIGPLASERQYSRIQEYIRIGMEEGAKLLYGGLGYPEGLEQGYYVKPTIFVGVNNQMRIAREEIFGPVLSVIPYSNEDEAIAIANDTEYGLMAFVSTGNEGKGIKMAHQLKAGRVLVNTLKHDPLAPFGGYKHSGIGRENGVYGLEGFLEVKTLIK; encoded by the coding sequence ATGATACAGATTCAAAGTGTGTATATCAATGGGCGTTTTGAGCAAGCCCATGGTACAGAAATCGCGGACATTATCAGTCCATTGGATAAAAGCGTAATGGCACAAATGAGGTATGCCGACGAAGTCGATACCCATAAAGCCATAAAGGCTGCCAGCAAAGCATTGCTAAGCTTTCGGTATACTTCAAAAGAAGAACGAAAGGCCTATTTGAAGGCTATTCATGATGAAATACTGAAAAGGCTCGATGACCTTATTGAAGCTACTATCTTAGAATATGGAGCTTCTCAAGAACGCTCCAAATGGTCGAATTTGCTATCCGCCTCAGTTTTCTTGGATCAGATTTCCGTATTGGACAAATACTCATTCGAGAAACAAATCAATGAATCAACTGTCGTCATGGAGCCCGTTGGCGTTTCAGCCTTGTTTACACCATGGAATTCAACTGCGGGCTCTATTGCTGTTAAATTGTCGGCAGCATTGGCCGCAGGCTGTACGGTGATCCTTAAGCCCAGTGAATTTGCCCCACGTCAGGCTGCGATCATAATGGAAAGTATTGCTGCCGCTGGCCTACCGGAAGGCGTAGTCAATATGGTCAATGGCCGAGGAGAGGTCATTAGCAAGGCTTTCATGGAAAGTGCCGAAGTGACCAAAATCTCATTCACAGGTTCTACGTCTGTCGGCACGATTTTAGCCAAGCAATCATTTGATACCATGAAGCGGGTTACACTGGAACTCGGTGGCAAATCGGCCAATATAATTTTGGATGATGCCGATTTGACAAAAGCAATCCCTATGGCTCTTCAAGCTGCATTTATGAACAATGGACAAGCTTGTATTGCTGGCACAAGACTTTTAGTGCCCGAGTCAAGATTGTTGGAAATTCAAAAACAATTGGTGATTGAGGCCGATAAACTCAAGGTTGGAAACCCTTTGACCGATAAAGTTGATATAGGACCATTGGCCAGCGAAAGACAGTATAGCCGCATTCAAGAGTATATCCGAATCGGAATGGAAGAAGGGGCAAAACTCCTCTATGGCGGCCTCGGCTATCCAGAAGGTCTAGAGCAGGGATACTACGTCAAACCCACCATTTTTGTGGGAGTAAACAATCAAATGCGTATTGCTCGTGAAGAAATATTTGGCCCCGTGCTTTCAGTAATTCCATATTCGAACGAGGATGAAGCAATTGCGATAGCCAACGACACAGAATATGGCCTGATGGCCTTCGTGAGTACAGGCAATGAAGGCAAAGGCATAAAAATGGCCCATCAACTAAAAGCAGGCAGAGTACTAGTAAACACGCTCAAGCACGATCCTTTGGCTCCTTTTGGTGGGTATAAACATTCAGGCATCGGGCGTGAAAATGGCGTTTATGGCCTTGAGGGTTTTCTTGAAGTAAAAACCCTTATTAAATAG
- a CDS encoding helix-turn-helix domain-containing protein: MEKANNESSDVVYSCYHSLNRDGEHFVPQHALSFQIAGSMVFTDGINEYSATSGAFRLVRRNQLLKYTKQPPEQGSFESLNFHLSQDMLKEFANIHHLKAEAHSLAKPVIDLKITPVLQSYLQSLLEYQKLGALNEQSLIDLKLKECLQFVLLANPELTNILFDFSEPYKIDLEAFMVKNYHFNVRIDRFAYLTGRSLATFKRDFQKIFQTSPRQWLQERRLQEAHYLLAHKDQTASKVYLDLGFENLSHFSYSFKKLFGYPPSSISNSRIH, from the coding sequence ATGGAGAAAGCAAACAATGAGTCGTCGGATGTGGTCTATTCTTGTTACCATTCCCTCAATCGAGATGGAGAGCATTTTGTGCCTCAGCATGCCTTAAGTTTTCAGATAGCAGGCTCAATGGTCTTTACCGATGGAATAAATGAATACAGTGCCACATCCGGAGCGTTTCGATTGGTTAGACGAAATCAATTGTTGAAATACACGAAGCAACCTCCAGAACAAGGAAGTTTCGAGTCCCTAAATTTTCATCTCAGCCAAGACATGCTCAAAGAGTTTGCCAATATCCACCATCTCAAAGCCGAAGCTCATTCGTTGGCCAAGCCTGTAATCGATCTTAAAATAACACCTGTTTTGCAGTCTTACCTTCAATCGTTGCTAGAATACCAAAAGCTGGGTGCTTTAAATGAACAAAGCTTAATCGATCTAAAACTAAAAGAATGTCTTCAATTTGTTTTACTGGCCAATCCTGAATTGACGAATATTTTATTCGACTTTAGCGAACCCTACAAAATTGATTTAGAGGCATTTATGGTTAAAAATTATCACTTCAATGTCCGAATCGATCGCTTTGCTTATTTAACGGGCAGAAGTTTAGCCACTTTCAAAAGAGATTTCCAGAAGATATTTCAAACATCGCCAAGGCAGTGGTTGCAAGAAAGGCGTTTGCAGGAAGCACATTATCTATTGGCCCACAAAGACCAGACCGCTAGCAAAGTTTATCTGGATTTGGGTTTTGAAAACCTTTCGCATTTCTCTTATTCGTTTAAAAAACTCTTCGGTTATCCACCGTCGAGCATTTCCAATTCGCGTATTCATTAA
- a CDS encoding SDR family NAD(P)-dependent oxidoreductase, whose product MKKVWFITGSNRGLGKSLTKAVLASGDTVVATARNPEQLAEFSKDYPEQLLTIALDVSNREQIHEAIGKAIAWPGRIDVLVNNAGFGITGAAEAFTDEQVNRQLIVNLWAPISITRAVLPYMRKQKSGRIIQISSIGGRVGNAGLSIYQAAKFGLAGFSESLKNEVAHLGISVTSVEPGGFRTDWAGSSMEFANDVPGYEDTVGQMNALFTSGEFLPIGDPDKAANALIEISRTPKPPTHLVLGSEAIAILKKADEARTEEMQKWIKLSLSTDHDEELSPQEKVNDYLKRRGLDF is encoded by the coding sequence ATGAAAAAAGTATGGTTTATCACAGGAAGCAATCGTGGTTTGGGCAAAAGCCTGACCAAAGCAGTTTTAGCCTCTGGAGATACGGTTGTTGCCACCGCAAGAAACCCAGAGCAATTGGCAGAGTTTAGCAAAGACTATCCAGAACAACTTCTGACAATTGCCTTGGACGTAAGCAATCGAGAACAAATACACGAGGCTATCGGAAAAGCCATTGCATGGCCTGGACGCATCGACGTGTTGGTGAACAATGCGGGCTTCGGTATCACTGGTGCAGCAGAAGCCTTTACAGATGAACAAGTGAACCGTCAATTGATTGTAAACCTTTGGGCACCAATCAGCATTACGCGGGCTGTTCTTCCGTATATGAGAAAGCAAAAAAGTGGCAGGATCATTCAAATCAGTTCTATTGGCGGTAGAGTGGGAAACGCCGGATTGAGTATTTACCAAGCGGCAAAGTTTGGATTGGCGGGTTTTTCAGAATCTTTGAAGAACGAAGTCGCCCATTTGGGTATCAGCGTGACCTCTGTCGAACCTGGCGGCTTTCGAACCGATTGGGCTGGTTCTTCAATGGAATTTGCAAACGATGTGCCCGGTTATGAAGATACCGTCGGCCAAATGAATGCCCTGTTCACATCAGGTGAATTTTTACCGATTGGCGACCCTGATAAAGCAGCAAATGCTTTGATAGAAATATCGCGAACACCAAAACCTCCTACGCATTTAGTGCTGGGTAGCGAAGCCATTGCTATATTGAAAAAAGCGGACGAGGCCAGGACTGAAGAAATGCAAAAATGGATAAAATTGAGTCTTTCGACTGATCATGATGAAGAGCTCAGTCCTCAAGAGAAAGTGAATGATTATCTAAAACGAAGAGGATTGGATTTTTAA